GAAATACGCCACGCCGCCGGTGCTGGCCAAGTCGGTGGGGGACCCCAGGTTCCTGCCGTTGCTCATCGCCTTCCCGATGTTACTCTTGTTCCTGGCCTTAAAGGCCACGGGTCACTGGAACATCCCCGAAGGCCCCATCGTTTTCTCCCACTTTTTCCCCACGCTCCTGGTGGATTTCATCTTCGTGCCCATCTTCTTCTTCGCGGTGGCGGTGCTGGCCAAAGGCGTCATGGCCTTCTGGCAGGATATTAATGCCACTAACCCCTGGAAGGTCAAGGTAGAAGGCAATCTGGTGGGGAATCTTGTAACAACCCTAAAAGACATTTTGATGCACAACCGTTTCAGGGAGTGCGAAGTTACTTATAACCGTTCCACCAACCACCTGTTCCTGGTGTTTGGGTTTGTTTTCTTGTTGATTGTTACCACGTGGGGTTTCCTCAACGAATGGGTTCTGCACCACGAATCACCTTACCCGATCTATGAGCCCATTAAACTGCTAGCCATCGCAGGGACCGCCTCTTTGCTTTACGGTATCTACAACATCCTCAAAGAGCGTCAGGCAAATGCCGAAAAAGCCGGCTACGGCTCCTACTTTGACTGGTTCCTGATCTACGTGATCTTTACTGTGGGTGCAACGGGTCTCGGTGCCTGGCTCTTCCGCCTGGTGGGCATCCGGATCTTGGCCTACCCCACGTACTTCCTGCACCTTACCGCGATCTTCATGCTGTTCTTCTACGCCCCGTACACCAAGCTGGCCCACATCGTCTATCGCACCGTGGCCATGCTCCAGGCCCGCATGTCAGGCCGGGGGTTCTAACCGCGGGCAGGTCAAAGCCGTGAAACACCGCCGGCCCCCTTTGGGGGCCGGTTTTATTTATAGCAAACTTATTTTCAGTCTCTAAAATACCAAGGTAGAACATAATTAATCCTCCTAAATCGCTTGAATTTTAATCGATTTTTGCTCTTCAATATTTCTGTTTCTTTGCTTCCCCTGAGGTTTTAACTCACTATACCCCACATTCTCACTTTACTTGACTTGTGGGGTATATACCCCACAAGCTTGATTTTATGTAATTTGTGGGGTATAGTCGACGATAGAGGGAGTCGATCCATGGTCATTGAGCAGATCTGGGAAGAGAGTCGGGACTATTACCTCGACTATCAAAAAAGACTCATAGGGGAACTGTTGATTTCTCCGGTGGGGTCGATTAAGCGCAGAAAAAGTTGGGGAGGTTGGTTCTTATACCTGCATAAAAGAAAAGGGCAAGGATTTGAGGATGTTTATCTGGGCAGTGAAAGCGACCCGTCAGTAAAAAAGATCGCTGAGAAAATTAAAAATCGTCAAAGATTGATCCGCGAATTACGCTCTGCCAAAAGCGCCTTAAAACTTTTGAGGGCTAATAGAATGTCTCGAGAACTGAAAGATTTCACCGGACCCCTTAGGAAGCTTCTCATAGCAATGGAGGGGTTTGGCTTTTTTGAGGCTGGCATTGAACTTATCGGCAGCTATTGTTTTAAAGTCTATCAAAATCATTTTGGGGTTGAATGGTTTCCTTTACGTACCCTGGATATCGACTTCGCTATACCGATACCCTATAAAGGACCATCTGTGGATTTGGAAGCCGTGCTCAAGGAACTTGGTTTCAGACAGGAATTTTGCGCTGATGGTACCATTATTTATGAAGGTGATGGGCTCAAGATAGAATTTTTACAACCGAGAAAAGGCAGTGGCACAGAAGGGCGATTCCCGGAACTCAAAGCATTATCTACGGTTCCAATACCGCTACCTTATCTTGATATACTGCTTAATAATAAAGTGGAAGTCTCGTTGAGAGACATCGGGCGCATAGCGTTACCATCTATGCCCGCCTTTACTTTGCATAAACTCTTGATCGCTTCTCTTCCTGAAAGAAAAGAAAAACGGGAAAAAGACTATCATCAGGTCTGCGCTGTGGCGAAAAAAATAATCACAGATGGAAATTTAATCGATGAGGTTCATAAAATCTTCGCTGATATGCCGCAAAGTTGGCGCAAAAAAATCGGTGATTCGGCTCGAATTCTGCCAGAGCTTGTTGAAAATTGTCACGTCGATTTTTCGACATTACTACCAGACCGAAAATAAATTTGATGGGATGCGTTGCCACATTAAAATGTATTAGGGGAATGCTATGAGCGCGGAGTACCCTGTCCTGGCCCATAGCAGACCAATCAATAAGTTGCGTCTAAAGAATAAAGAAAAACCCGCAAAAGTTCTCGGCTTAAAGTCTGGCAAAGATATTCAGCAAAAAAATGAAAATAAGGGTAGACAAAGCGGCGATTTCCAGCGTTCTCACCTTCTTTTCCAGTGCGACCACTTTTTGCTCTAGTTCAGAGGTTTGAGCCATAGGTATCTCCTTACGGCAAATTTTTTTACTAATCGGCATAAAGCCATTAATGCTTAAATAAATGTTCCATGGTCTTGGAGGCCACACCTCAGTTCTTCGACCTCATTATAAGATTTTTATTTGGATCAAATTTTGATAAGATATTCATAAGCAAAGAAAAACCGTTAAGGAGTTGAACATGGTAGATTTGAACATGCGGGTGGTGGAGCCTCGGAAACTGACCCCGGAGAGCCGCTTCAAGTTCCGGTGTCATCCCGGGGTGTCCTGCTTCACCGAGTGCTGTGGCAAGACCACCATCATCCTTACCCCCTATGATATCCTCCGCCTGAAAAACCGCCTCAATTTGAAGGCCGCGGACTTCCTGGCAAAATATACCCGGACGGAAGCCCATGACAAATCGGGCCTTCCCATGGTCATCATGGATATGCCCCGGTTCGAGGACCGCTGCCCCTTCGTTAAGCCCGTCGCCGGTTGCTCGGTCTATAGCGACCGCCCGGCCACCTGCCGCTATTATCCGGTCGGCCAGGGCTCCCTCATCACCGAAGAAGGCCTGGATGAATTTTATTTCTTCGTGCGGGAAGAACACTGCCGCGGGTATGATGAGGATGTGGAATGGACCGTCGCCTCCTGGCGGCAAGACCAGGGCGTGGACCAGTATGACGAAATGAATCGGGAATGGAAGATCATGATGCTGCGCCGGGCCGAAAATGGCGGGCCGGTCACCGACGAGCGGGGCAACCGGCTCTTCGCCATGGTCCTGTATGATCTGGACCAGTTCCGGAACTTCGTCTTCAAGAGCCGCTTCCTAAACGTCTTCAGTGTGGACGATGAGGTCCGGGAGAAGATCTGGGACGATGACGAGGAACTCCTGAAGTTCGGCTATCAGTACATCAAAATGGCACTGAAGATTGCGGATGCGGAAACCTTGGAGTTGCTCCAGCCTGTTGGCCCCGGCCCCGGCTCCACGACCATGACCTTCTAACCTTGTCGGCGGGGCCGGGATTTCCTCCCGGCCTTTTTGCCGAAAGGCCTTCCTTAAAAGCAACGAGGGCTGTCATGACCACAACCTCTGAGACTCAGGCCAGCGCCGCGGAAATCACCGAGATTCTGGATAATCACCGGGTGGTGGCGGTGGTGGGGTTGTCCTCCGACCCCAACCGGCCCAGCTTTCAAGTAGCCCACTATTTGCAGGCGCACGGCTACCGCATTGTGCCGGTCAATCCGGGCTGCCGGGAGATTTTGGGTGAAAAGTGTTACGCCAGCCTCCGGGATATTCCTTTCCCGGTGGAAGTCGTGGACATTTTCCGCAAAGTGGATGCCATCCCCGGGATCGTCGATGAAGCCATTGCGGTGGGTGCCAAGGTAATATGGATGCAGCAGGGTCTGGAAGAGGCCGCCTCGGCCCTCAAGGCCAGGCAGGCGGGCCTGAACGTGGTCATGGACCGTTGCCTGAAGATCGAGCATCATCAGCGCCATCAGCATGCATAAAATTCGGGTGGGTGCCCACCTGTTTGCCAGGAAGGAGTCTCGACCCCATGGAAATTACCCTGTTCAACAAGAATGGCAAGCCGGTCTCCTACATCGCCGATGACGGTGAGACCATCTACCTGTGGGATGGCCGCCCGGTGGCGTATCTCTCCGAGGACAAGGTCTACGGCTGGCAAGGCCGGCAATTGGGCTGGTTTCATAACGGCACCGTCTTCGACATCTATGGCCTGCGCGCCGGTTTTATCAAGAGCAAATCCCCCATAGCCACGGAAATGGAACCGCTCAAGTCCCAGAAGCAATTCAAACCGGCCAGGGGGAAAAAACAATCGCAGGTGATCAAACCGATTTTGTGCTACGGTTACTCCAATAATAACCTGGAAGATCTCCTGGAAGCGGAGAGCCCGCACTAACCATATCGTGGTCCAGATAACCGCTCATTACCTGCTTACTCTCCCGGAAAACCCATGCTTGCCAGGGTGAAAAGCGGGGCCCTGTTGGGGGTGGATGCCTACATCGTCGATGTGGAGGTGGACCTAGCCCCGGGCCTGCCCGCCTTTACCACCGTGGGCTTGGCCGAAACCGCAGTCAAAGAAAGTAAAGATCGGGTCAGGGCCGCGGTGAAAAACTCCGGCTATAAGTTCCCCGATAACCGCGTTACTATAAACCTAATCTAATCGGCCAGTATAAGGCGAACCTGGGTAACTACCATTTATTGCTGGGAAGCCGGGCGGCTTAAGGGGGTATTCTTGGCTTTTATTTTACAAATTCCCCATTGACCCAGCCTACGGCGCCACGGGAGCGACCATTCAGAATTCTAACTTTGCGGCGGTAAGATAGCCGAGAACTACCAGATTTAATAACCGAACATTGAGTGCCATTATCTACCAGAGCGGCGATAGTCTGAAGAAAAAGAGGATCAGAGGGTTCTTTTTTTTCAGAAATGTGTTTGATGGCATAGTCCATCAAGTCCTCGGTTTTAAAGACGATAACTTTCCCGCTAGGAGCTTCCAAGGTTTCTGCAAATCCTGGAACGGCTAAAAGAAATGCTAAAAATAGGGAAAATATGCCAATCTTCTTTCGAAAATGTAGCATGACCGCCTCCTGCTTTTATATTTTCATTTCTTTTCTAACTCAACTCCCCCGCCTTGTGAAGTCGAATTTGATTTCCTTCTTTGGTTCAATTTCCTGCTTCCCTTGGTCAAAACTAAAGGTTTCCCCGCAATAACGGCATTTCTTGGCAGCCTTCTTGATAGTTTCCGCACACTGGGGGCAAACTTTGGTTTCATCTTCGGGTTCAGGAGAGTAGGGAATTGGGGGCAATTCATGGGCTATTATGACTGGAGGTATCTCATCTTTGTTAGAAGAAATAAGAAGTGCAAAGAGAAGTCCAAAAGGACCCAAGAGAATCCCGAGCAAAAACCAGCCAAATACGCTGCGGCCCTTGTTGGAGGCTGCAATAGCCGCCCCGATACCAAAGAGAATCCAAATAATCAGGAGCATGATGACCCCTCCTGATACCCCCTATACCCGGGTAGCCTAAGCGGGCCTTTTGCCGGAAAAGCGATCATAATCATTAGTAAACTGTGATTGCAGCTCCCTTGGCGACCGAAAAAGGCAACCCTTCGGCCTCGTGGCCCCGGGGTCAATTCGAACCTTGCCCCCTACCAGGCTTATATTCAGACCATCCTCTTGGGGATACAGTTCCTTCTTGCAGTCCTGGTCCGGGCAGCGGGTAAACTCCTGTCTGTCGTCTCCGCTATGGTTGAAGAAATGCGGGATGAGAACTTCTTTATCGTTTGATTCCTTCACTTCCATTTCGCCCCACATCAACTGCCTACAGTTTCTACAGGCCAAAATGTAAAGTACCTTGACTCGGGGGGCGTATTTGGGGATATTCCGCCACTGCTCTTTAAGGTCTTCATCTCTAACGTTTTCGTCCCAATAAGTCGCCTTGTAGATTTCCGCCTCCACCTTCCTTTCCATGGCCTACCTCCATTCTTATCCCTTGCACACTTGGAAGGCATTGTCAAAGAAAATCGCCCCCTTAAAAAAATATTAGGCGTCCAATTAGGGGTTAGGGCCGGAAATATTTATATTAAAGTTAACCTATATTTATAGCCAAAAACAACCCACTTTATCCGGGGGGTAACGCATGAATCTAAAGGAAGCAAGACGAAGTAAGAACATGAGCCAGGTGGAACTTGCAAAGAAAATCGGCGTAACAGTGTTGATGATTTCCTTGTACGAAAACAATAGGTCGATACCCCGGCCCGCAACGAGAAAGAAAATCGAGCAAGTCTTGGGGCTGGTTGACTGGCCTACGGAAAGGACGCAGCACCTCAAGGTGCCGACATTAATAGGAGGTAAAACATGATCCATATCAGCGAAAGTCAGATGGAGCGCTTGCTTGGCATGAACCGGGCAATCAGCGGCCCGTTTGAGCCGGGGGCATATCGCCCGTTCATCGGCAGTGACGGTAAAACTTACGTTACCATCAAAGACGGCGTAAACAGACCAATGATCAACTCCGCCGGTGCAACTTACATGGCCTTTGAGCCCAACGGCAAACTCAAAACTGTTATGGCTGGCCCCGATGTTTACGCAACATTGCGCCGGGACGAATGGAAGCAGTTGGATGAAACGGTTTTGGAGACCGCCCACATTCACCTTGTCGGCATTCAGGACCTCATCAATGCCGGGCTAACCGTCAACATTCCCTCCTTGGGCACCACCGAATTTGAGAGCCATACAATGAGCGAGTCGATGGAGGCCGGGGTTAGCATGGACCCTGCGGTCCGCACCAGGAAGGACAGGCCCGAATACGGGGCGGTGTACACGCCCATGCCGTTGATTCACTCGGATTTCTCCATTGGAAAGCGCCCATTGGAGGCCAGCCGCAAAGGCACCGGCTCCGACTTGCAGGTGGATTCCGTTGCCCAGGCGACCCGCGTCGTCTCCGAACGCCTGGAGAGGATGCTGTTCGCCGATGAGACCTATAAATTCGGGCGGGGCTTGGTTTACAGCTACACGAATCATCCTGACAGGACCCAAAAAGTCCTGGTTGAAAGCTGGCTTACGGCCGATCCGGGGGATATCCTGGACGATGTTCTTGGCATGGTGCAGGCCAGCCTTGAGAGCCGACATTACGGCCCCTGGACGCTCTACATCCCCGCCGCCTACACGATTGTGATGGACCGGGATTACGTTCTGTTGGAGCAGGGCAAAATGTTGATACGGGACCGTCTTATGAAGGTCGAAGGTATCAAGGACATTAAGGCAGCCCCCTTCTTGGCCGACGACAACATCTTGCTCGTCAGCATGGAATCCAGCACTGTCAGACTGCTTCACGGCCTTTCCCCCACCGTTCTACAATGGACGCTCAACGGGGGGTTCACGAATGAATTTGCGGTCGTGGCCTGCATGATCCCGCAGATCAGAAGTGATCATTACGGTCGGTCTGGCATTGTTCACGCTGCCACGTTGTAGGGAATGGCGATGGAATACCTCACCGTCTATCTGGAAACCCCGTGGACCCGCCAAGGGGGCAACTTCGTAGCCCCTTGCACATTGATGGTGGAGGGAGTTCACTCGGGGAGCCATGGGCCGGTCTTCCACCCCGCCCACGTTCTCAAGGCCAACACCCCGAAGTGGGAAGGCCAGCCCGTGACCGTTGATCATCCCAAGCAAGACGGCCAATACGTTGACGTCAACAGCTCAAAGGCGATCTGGGATAAATATGTCGTCGGCCGGGTGACCAAGCCATATTACGATGAGAACAAGAAGGCCATTAGGGGCACGATCCAGATTCCTGCGAACCATGCCAGGGCGGCGGAGATCATAAAGCTCCCCGGCGAGGTCAGCGTCGGGATTTTCTCCGATTACACCGAAACATACGGCCAGCATGGCGGCCAGGAGTACAATCGCTGTTCCATCACCCACGAACCAAACCATTTGGCCATCTTACCTGATGGGGTTGGCGCATGTTCAAAAAAAGCAGGGTGCGGCCTAAGAGTGAACAGCGGCGTGGAGATACTTGGAGACGCCCTTGCACAATGGATCAACAATTTACGAAGAGAGGCGAGAAACAACATGGAAAACAACCACGAACATGAGGCCGTTTATCCAATCGAAGTCCTTGAAGCCGAGTTCCTCGAACAGCAAAAGGCCCGCAAGCAGCCGGAACAGTCAGAGCAGGACCACTCTGACGAGGCCGTCTTTCCCCCGGAGGTGGTGTGATGCCCAGGCGCTACAAGATCGGCGAACAAGTGGAGTACGACCAACAGTTTGACCATTTGAAAGAGCAATCGGCCTTTCTGAATCCCAAGGGCCGGGTGATAAACAACCTTCTAATGGAGGCCACCAACGATCCTGATTCGCTGCTGGCTGAGTGGATGAAAACCAATCTCCCCAAGTCCCAGGCCGCCCTTGAGGCCGCCATTCAGGATTTCGACAAGGCCAGGGACAAGGCGTGGCGATGTGGCAAGCCGGTTCCTGAGAACGAACCCGATGCCATACGGGAAAAGCGGCTCAGGGCAGAGGCCAAGGTTGATATCGTCGCCGATGAAATCGTGGCCCTGAAACGCATGGCAGAGGCCAAGAAAAAGGCCGAACTCGCCCGGAAGGCGACCCCGATCCTGCCACACGGCCCCTGCGGTCTTGCAATCGGCGAGCCGGTTCGGATGATTGACAATCAGGATGTCGTGGAGCGGGACGGCGAGCTGTTCATAAGCTGCAAGGGGTCGCCCTATGACGGCCTTGCCTTGCCCGTATACAACGTCGAAATTGTGATGCCGTTCTTGCGTGCCTGCCGCATGGCACGGAAGGAAGGCGGCAGGGCCGACGCCCCCTGGCCTAAAAGGGCCGAGGCATAAAGGATTTTTGTAGGAGTAGTCGATGTTTGCGTTCACTTGCATATCGGCCCATGCCCAGGCGGAGTTCACCCCGGTCCTCCTTTCCGGCACCGCACAGCATAGCCCACCAACCGGCCTTGGCCCCGGACATTAGCCCGCTTCCCTCGCTGGACGGGCTGTCCGGGGCCAAGGCCAACCTTTATCGGGGTGCCTGATTATCGGCCCTGTTTGGGCTGAAAACCCTAACTTAAGTTAGGGCTAACGAGATTTTAAATCGGGGCCGGAAGAGTAAAGGAGAAATAAGATGATCGAAATCGAAGGATGGGCGGTCCAGATGACGGAAAAGGCGGTGCTTTTCGTCCCGCAGTCACAAATGGACCGGCCGTGCTGGCTGCCCAAGAGCCAGGTCAGCGTCTCCATCGGCGAATGGAGCGACACCTTGCTTATTCCCGAATGGCTGGCGCAAAACAATGGCCTTCGGGTCTTACCCCGGGCTCCCAGGAGGTCCGCCAGATGAGCGCCGAAGAATATGAACGCC
The sequence above is a segment of the Desulfobaccales bacterium genome. Coding sequences within it:
- the qmoC gene encoding quinone-interacting membrane-bound oxidoreductase complex subunit QmoC, yielding MAGEKIIKPDLQFVKRVMAAGGDTVKKCYQCDTCSVVCNLTPDEKPFPRKEMLQAQWGLTEVLQDPDIWLCHQCSDCTVYCPRGAKPGEVLGVLRQMCIEKYATPPVLAKSVGDPRFLPLLIAFPMLLLFLALKATGHWNIPEGPIVFSHFFPTLLVDFIFVPIFFFAVAVLAKGVMAFWQDINATNPWKVKVEGNLVGNLVTTLKDILMHNRFRECEVTYNRSTNHLFLVFGFVFLLIVTTWGFLNEWVLHHESPYPIYEPIKLLAIAGTASLLYGIYNILKERQANAEKAGYGSYFDWFLIYVIFTVGATGLGAWLFRLVGIRILAYPTYFLHLTAIFMLFFYAPYTKLAHIVYRTVAMLQARMSGRGF
- a CDS encoding GSU2403 family nucleotidyltransferase fold protein; the encoded protein is MVIEQIWEESRDYYLDYQKRLIGELLISPVGSIKRRKSWGGWFLYLHKRKGQGFEDVYLGSESDPSVKKIAEKIKNRQRLIRELRSAKSALKLLRANRMSRELKDFTGPLRKLLIAMEGFGFFEAGIELIGSYCFKVYQNHFGVEWFPLRTLDIDFAIPIPYKGPSVDLEAVLKELGFRQEFCADGTIIYEGDGLKIEFLQPRKGSGTEGRFPELKALSTVPIPLPYLDILLNNKVEVSLRDIGRIALPSMPAFTLHKLLIASLPERKEKREKDYHQVCAVAKKIITDGNLIDEVHKIFADMPQSWRKKIGDSARILPELVENCHVDFSTLLPDRK
- a CDS encoding YkgJ family cysteine cluster protein → MVDLNMRVVEPRKLTPESRFKFRCHPGVSCFTECCGKTTIILTPYDILRLKNRLNLKAADFLAKYTRTEAHDKSGLPMVIMDMPRFEDRCPFVKPVAGCSVYSDRPATCRYYPVGQGSLITEEGLDEFYFFVREEHCRGYDEDVEWTVASWRQDQGVDQYDEMNREWKIMMLRRAENGGPVTDERGNRLFAMVLYDLDQFRNFVFKSRFLNVFSVDDEVREKIWDDDEELLKFGYQYIKMALKIADAETLELLQPVGPGPGSTTMTF
- a CDS encoding CoA-binding protein — its product is MTTTSETQASAAEITEILDNHRVVAVVGLSSDPNRPSFQVAHYLQAHGYRIVPVNPGCREILGEKCYASLRDIPFPVEVVDIFRKVDAIPGIVDEAIAVGAKVIWMQQGLEEAASALKARQAGLNVVMDRCLKIEHHQRHQHA
- a CDS encoding 4-fold beta flower protein — its product is MEITLFNKNGKPVSYIADDGETIYLWDGRPVAYLSEDKVYGWQGRQLGWFHNGTVFDIYGLRAGFIKSKSPIATEMEPLKSQKQFKPARGKKQSQVIKPILCYGYSNNNLEDLLEAESPH
- a CDS encoding magnesium chelatase domain-containing protein encodes the protein MLARVKSGALLGVDAYIVDVEVDLAPGLPAFTTVGLAETAVKESKDRVRAAVKNSGYKFPDNRVTINLI
- a CDS encoding zinc ribbon domain-containing protein, with product MLLIIWILFGIGAAIAASNKGRSVFGWFLLGILLGPFGLLFALLISSNKDEIPPVIIAHELPPIPYSPEPEDETKVCPQCAETIKKAAKKCRYCGETFSFDQGKQEIEPKKEIKFDFTRRGS
- a CDS encoding major capsid protein, with the protein product MIHISESQMERLLGMNRAISGPFEPGAYRPFIGSDGKTYVTIKDGVNRPMINSAGATYMAFEPNGKLKTVMAGPDVYATLRRDEWKQLDETVLETAHIHLVGIQDLINAGLTVNIPSLGTTEFESHTMSESMEAGVSMDPAVRTRKDRPEYGAVYTPMPLIHSDFSIGKRPLEASRKGTGSDLQVDSVAQATRVVSERLERMLFADETYKFGRGLVYSYTNHPDRTQKVLVESWLTADPGDILDDVLGMVQASLESRHYGPWTLYIPAAYTIVMDRDYVLLEQGKMLIRDRLMKVEGIKDIKAAPFLADDNILLVSMESSTVRLLHGLSPTVLQWTLNGGFTNEFAVVACMIPQIRSDHYGRSGIVHAATL
- a CDS encoding DUF2213 domain-containing protein, which encodes MEYLTVYLETPWTRQGGNFVAPCTLMVEGVHSGSHGPVFHPAHVLKANTPKWEGQPVTVDHPKQDGQYVDVNSSKAIWDKYVVGRVTKPYYDENKKAIRGTIQIPANHARAAEIIKLPGEVSVGIFSDYTETYGQHGGQEYNRCSITHEPNHLAILPDGVGACSKKAGCGLRVNSGVEILGDALAQWINNLRREARNNMENNHEHEAVYPIEVLEAEFLEQQKARKQPEQSEQDHSDEAVFPPEVV